A genomic region of Dickeya solani IPO 2222 contains the following coding sequences:
- the ftsL gene encoding cell division protein FtsL encodes MIGNERHSLGGVIGDDLLRHGKLPLLLLIAVSVSAILVVTTAHRTRLLTAERERLLLERDALDIEWRNLILEENALGDHSRVEQIATEKLHMVHVDPSQENIVVKQQ; translated from the coding sequence GTGATCGGCAACGAGCGTCATTCGCTGGGCGGCGTGATTGGCGATGATCTGCTGCGACACGGGAAACTGCCGCTGTTGCTGCTGATCGCGGTGTCGGTGTCCGCCATTCTGGTGGTGACCACCGCGCACCGTACGCGCCTGCTGACGGCGGAGCGTGAGCGGTTGTTGCTGGAACGCGATGCGCTGGATATCGAGTGGCGCAATCTGATTCTGGAAGAGAATGCCCTGGGCGATCACAGCCGCGTCGAGCAGATCGCCACCGAGAAACTGCACATGGTGCATGTTGATCCGTCACAGGAAAATATTGTGGTTAAACAACAATGA